A window from Candidatus Eisenbacteria bacterium encodes these proteins:
- a CDS encoding aspartate 1-decarboxylase, which produces MLRSYRKSSLEGLTVTEVDGAGPARVRVDSELLAAAHIMPGEHIRVVRHGGGAFECHAEPAPRGSGTVSVGGLPGYQPGDRLDLHTECLLVDREALEHQPRRITVDENNRPVG; this is translated from the coding sequence ATGCTGAGGTCGTATCGCAAGTCGAGCCTGGAAGGGCTCACCGTGACGGAGGTGGACGGCGCCGGCCCGGCCCGGGTGCGCGTGGATTCCGAGCTCCTCGCCGCGGCCCACATCATGCCCGGGGAGCACATTCGAGTGGTGCGCCACGGCGGCGGCGCCTTCGAATGCCACGCCGAGCCCGCCCCGAGGGGCAGCGGCACCGTGTCCGTCGGAGGCCTCCCCGGCTATCAGCCCGGCGACCGCCTGGATCTCCACACCGAGTGTCTCCTGGTGGACCGCGAAGCCCTGGAACACCAGCCGCGCCGCATTACAGTGGACGAGAACAACCGGCCGGTCGGCTGA